A region from the Methanofollis liminatans DSM 4140 genome encodes:
- a CDS encoding TIGR00296 family protein — MIALTSEEGGTAVHLARTALETELSGGTFTLPPLPRIFSEMRGVFVTLTEDGDLRGCIGLPYPVMPLGEGIVHAALSAALEDPRFLPVRAEELSRIRIEVTVLSEPEPLTCPPSERADHVEVGRHGLILSGAGRSGLLLPQVATEYGWDARAFLDHTCTKAGLPPGCWRREDVETFTFEGQIFHEEEA; from the coding sequence ATGATTGCGCTGACCAGTGAGGAGGGCGGGACCGCTGTGCACCTTGCACGCACCGCCCTCGAAACAGAACTCAGCGGGGGAACGTTTACCCTTCCCCCGCTGCCCCGGATCTTTTCTGAAATGCGGGGCGTATTCGTCACACTCACCGAGGACGGCGATCTGCGGGGCTGCATCGGCCTGCCGTACCCGGTGATGCCCCTCGGCGAGGGGATCGTGCACGCGGCACTCTCCGCAGCCCTTGAAGACCCGCGCTTTTTGCCGGTCCGGGCAGAAGAGCTCTCCAGGATCAGGATCGAGGTGACCGTCCTCTCAGAGCCCGAGCCTCTCACCTGTCCGCCGTCTGAACGCGCCGATCATGTGGAGGTCGGACGGCACGGTCTGATCCTCTCCGGGGCCGGCAGGAGCGGGCTTCTGCTCCCGCAGGTGGCGACCGAGTACGGCTGGGACGCCCGGGCGTTTCTCGACCACACCTGCACGAAGGCCGGGCTTCCGCCCGGGTGCTGGCGGCGGGAGGATGTCGAGACATTCACCTTTGAAGGGCAGATCTTCCATGAGGAGGAGGCGTGA